Proteins from one Mus pahari chromosome 10, PAHARI_EIJ_v1.1, whole genome shotgun sequence genomic window:
- the Sh2d7 gene encoding SH2 domain-containing protein 7 — protein MEGCPEQLHLGKALEEAGDGRALAEIQELALKWFMETQAPSILQNGVLPPWFHGFITRKQTEQLLRDKALGSFLIRLSDRAVGYILSYRGSDRCRHFVINQLRNRRYLVSGDTLSHSTLDELLRHYQEVQLEPFGETLAAACPRLEENDLYDAINTGLQHTKLGLEIPAIEFPSVLPDKATSPRLPAKPQVSFLHKKALDMSSRSVSDEESTEVPTRVPPIPQRSPSLLDESSAGPSDVIYTDPKKINRAQLGLGTEMWGTHRPAAAGSLACSPSREPSRKLSDEDQNKPNSQGPAPSGMKPDQGSTMPYTPLGFSLPPSSEAPGSRATTWRQGFLKLSHETQSSSEASPSDAYQLVETSGLQEGKDRPDQRGSTYEQIPTCWHGSAKLSYPGVSPTYSQLAGPMDYGYEKISGTSKLPEPGNTYEQIPAAKNKDTGRMHKPDKFRRLFFTDKKHKF, from the exons ATGGAGGGCTGCCCAGAGCAGCTCCATCTGGGCAAGGcactggaggaggcaggggatgGGCGGGCCTTGGCTGAAATCCAAGAGCTGGCTCTGAAGTGGTTCATGGAGACACAGGCCCCCTCTATCCTACAGAATGGAGTTCTGCCCCCCTGGTTTCATGGATTCATCACTCGCAA GCAGACAGAGCAGCTACTCAGGGACAAAGCCCTCGGTTCCTTCCTCATCCGCCTCAGTGACCGGGCTGTTGGCTACATCTTGTCTTACAG GGGCAGTGATCGCTGCCGCCATTTTGTCATCAACCAGCTGCGAAATCGACGTTACCTCGTCTCAGGAGACACCCTCAGCCACAGCACCCTGGATGAGCTCCTACGCCATTACCAGGAGGTGCAGCTCGAGCCTTTTGGGGAGACCCTTGCTGCTGCTTGCCCACGG CTAGAGGAAAATGATCTGTACGATGCCATCAACACGGGCCTCCAGCACACTAAACTAGGCCTGGAAATTCCAGCCATAGAGTTTCCCAGCGTGCTCCCGGACAAGGCCACCAGTCCCCGCCTTCCTGCAAAGCCCCAGGTCTCTTTCCTGCACAAGAAAGCCCTAGACATGAGTTCCCGGTCTGTCTCGGATGAAGAGAGTACAGAG gTACCCACTAGAGTGCCCCCCATCCCCCAGAGGAGTCCCTCTCTTCTGGATGAGTCTTCTGCAGGCCCCAGTGATGTCATctacacagacccaaagaaaataAACCGGGCACAGCTAGGCCTGGGCACAGAGATGTGGGGCACGCATAGGCCAGCTGCTGCTGGCAGCTTGGCTTGTTCCCCAAGCAGGGAGCCCTCAAGGAAACTCTCAGATGAAGATCAGAACAAGCCCAATAGCCAAGGACCTGCCCCATCTGGGATGAAGCCAGACCAAGGCTCTACAATGCCTTATACTCCCTTGGGATTTTCCCTGCCCCCCAGTTCTGAGGCCCCAGGATCACGGGCTACTACTTGGAGGCAGGGGTTTCTAAAGCTGAGCCACGAGACTCAGTCCTCCTCTGAAGCAAGCCCTTCAGATGCCTACCAGCTTGTTGAGACATCAGGCCTACAAGAGGGCAAGGACAGACCAGACCAAAGAGGCAGTACTTACGAGCAGATTCCAACCTGCTGGCATGGCAGTGCCAAGCTCTCATACCCTGGAGTTAGTCCCACCTACAGCCAACTAGCAGGGCCGATGGACTATGGCTATGAGAAGATTTCAGGGACCTCGAAGCTCCCAGAACCAGGGAACACCTATGAGCAGATCCCAGCCGCCAAGAACAAGGACACTGGACGAATGCACAAG cctgACAAGTTCCGGAGGCTCTTCTTCACAGACAAGAAGCACAAATTCTGA